DNA sequence from the Myxococcus guangdongensis genome:
GAACTTGTTCTGGTCCGCCGCGCACAGCGACGCCTCGGCGGCCTTCTGGGCCTCCTTGTGGAAGTCGAGCGGGAACTGGCGGAACACCAGCTTCACCTTGCCGTCGTACTCCTTGAAGACCTGGTCCACGGCGGCGTTGGCGCGGCTGCAGAACGGGCACTGGAAGTCGCTGAACTCGACGATGGTGATGGGCGCGCTGTCCGGACCCTTCGACGGGCCGGTGGCGGCGACCTGCTTGCGCTCGGCCGGCGGGCGCGGCGGCTCGGGCAGGGTGATCTCCACGTTGGCGTTCTTGCGCAGCTCCGCGAACAGCGCCTGGGCGCGCTCCTGCTTGGGCTGCTGGGTGAGGAAGTCGACGATCTGCGGCTTCATCTGCTCGAACGTCGAGCCGGGGGGCAGCTGGCCCTTGGCGCCGTCGAAGACCTCCTTGATCTTCTCCTCGGTGGGCGCCTGGACCTTGTCGTCGATCTCCGCCTTGAGGAACTGGTCCTGGGTGATGCCGCGCTTCTTCGCCTCGGCGTCGACCAGCTTCTCCGTCACCATGCCCTCGAGGCCGCGCTTGCGCAGCTGGAACTTCTGCTTCTCGAGGTTGGACAGGGGCTCCGAGACGCGCTCGTTGAGCTCCTTGTAGGTGATCTTCTGGCCGTCGCCGAAGGTGGCGACCACGGTGTCCGGGGTGGGCTCACCCGGAGTGGCCGCGGCGGCGGCGGGAGCCTGCGCGGTGGCCGGCGCCTTCTCCTTGTTGCAACCGGCGGTGAACGAAGC
Encoded proteins:
- a CDS encoding thioredoxin domain-containing protein translates to MRPTPVILAALLAASFTAGCNKEKAPATAQAPAAAAATPGEPTPDTVVATFGDGQKITYKELNERVSEPLSNLEKQKFQLRKRGLEGMVTEKLVDAEAKKRGITQDQFLKAEIDDKVQAPTEEKIKEVFDGAKGQLPPGSTFEQMKPQIVDFLTQQPKQERAQALFAELRKNANVEITLPEPPRPPAERKQVAATGPSKGPDSAPITIVEFSDFQCPFCSRANAAVDQVFKEYDGKVKLVFRQFPLDFHKEAQKAAEASLCAADQNKFWEMHDKLFASQSALQVENLKKYAGELQLDQAKFDKCLDSGEKAAIVKTDMADAQKVGVSGTPAFFINGVMLSGAQPFEEFKSIIDAELKPTAQK